One window from the genome of Pseudomonadota bacterium encodes:
- a CDS encoding phosphoenolpyruvate synthase gives MRAEPTADSPACPPEGDAIDDSLPGLVGERLSREAFHQLAGILAGISYVKVVVERRTTPARVHFINDRRYKFHSDYIAENVLGISVAELDNRIDAFNTENYQSDDRRFLLGTVALQKGAELFYTLETVEIDTMGRDLVIEFYRAVRASLDRDLPLLFKLANHMQEAIGRETDAKTLPRISAHELTASASFIALNPGEAEGRLRVFENEEAYRRERATLEWYDIIAMRRVPDDIPRLSGIINAEHTTPLSHTNVLASGWNVPNAVQLGFFEHAAAQQLSGSWVRYRVDADASAISLSRIEAPKGELRRPSWAVHHIQLEEPETVLSPIVELSSLRMSDRNRYGTKAANLGELYHVLEHGSDRLLGFYKVRRPPRPHLLGLLARYLGVPEPADARDTAALAKAAAEFLAASVKVPRGIALPFSIQQRFLESSPRIQQTIGRLKMALELGAREVEPLCVKLQELIRTTRLDDGLREEIDAQITQHLFGVSSFVIRSSSNAEDIEHFSAAGLYESIAHVSTADTLFQSIKEVWASVVSPRSVRLREEVGISLDAVYMGVIVQEQLEADIGGVLVTTNPANRAGDYRNVYINVSKRPDAVVDGSAMPLQYLYNTLEGGGRTLSLGDAERDLDDEAKDTLQRLAFAGRLLQGHYSPDYTFSVPVDIEWLVGPEGLTLLQLRPYSK, from the coding sequence ATGAGAGCCGAGCCCACCGCTGACTCCCCCGCCTGCCCGCCAGAGGGCGACGCCATCGATGACAGCCTGCCCGGTCTCGTGGGGGAACGGCTGAGCCGAGAGGCCTTTCACCAGCTCGCCGGCATCCTTGCGGGCATCAGCTATGTGAAGGTCGTTGTCGAGCGTCGCACCACGCCGGCACGGGTGCACTTCATCAATGATCGGCGCTACAAGTTCCACTCCGACTACATCGCCGAGAACGTACTCGGCATCAGCGTGGCCGAGCTCGACAACCGGATCGACGCGTTCAACACCGAGAACTACCAGAGCGACGATCGCCGCTTCCTGCTGGGAACCGTGGCCCTGCAGAAGGGCGCCGAGCTCTTCTACACGCTCGAGACCGTCGAGATCGACACCATGGGGCGCGACCTCGTCATCGAGTTCTACCGCGCCGTGCGCGCCAGCCTCGACCGCGATCTGCCGCTGCTGTTCAAGCTCGCCAACCACATGCAGGAGGCCATCGGCCGCGAGACCGACGCCAAGACCCTGCCCCGCATCTCGGCCCACGAGCTCACGGCATCGGCATCGTTCATCGCGCTGAACCCCGGAGAGGCCGAGGGCCGCCTGCGGGTGTTCGAGAACGAGGAGGCCTATCGACGCGAGCGCGCAACCCTCGAGTGGTACGACATCATCGCGATGCGTCGCGTGCCCGACGACATCCCCCGCCTGTCCGGCATCATCAACGCCGAGCACACCACCCCGCTCTCGCACACCAACGTTCTCGCGTCCGGCTGGAACGTGCCCAATGCGGTGCAGCTCGGCTTCTTCGAGCACGCCGCGGCCCAGCAGCTCAGCGGATCGTGGGTGCGCTACCGGGTCGACGCCGACGCCTCGGCCATCTCGCTGTCGCGCATCGAAGCCCCGAAAGGCGAGCTGCGCCGCCCATCGTGGGCCGTGCATCACATCCAGCTGGAAGAGCCGGAGACCGTTCTCTCGCCCATCGTCGAGCTGTCGTCGCTACGCATGAGCGACCGCAACCGCTACGGCACGAAGGCGGCCAACCTGGGAGAGCTCTATCACGTGCTCGAGCACGGCTCCGACCGCCTGCTCGGCTTCTACAAGGTGCGCCGGCCGCCGCGCCCCCACCTCCTCGGCCTGCTGGCCCGCTACCTGGGCGTTCCCGAACCCGCCGACGCCCGGGACACGGCCGCCCTGGCCAAGGCCGCGGCCGAGTTCCTCGCGGCCAGCGTGAAGGTGCCCCGCGGCATCGCGCTGCCGTTCTCGATACAGCAGCGCTTCCTCGAGTCGTCACCGCGCATCCAGCAGACCATCGGCCGCCTGAAGATGGCACTCGAGCTCGGCGCCCGCGAGGTCGAGCCGCTCTGCGTCAAGCTTCAAGAGCTGATTCGCACCACGCGCCTCGATGATGGGCTGCGCGAGGAGATCGACGCCCAGATCACCCAGCATCTCTTCGGGGTGTCGTCGTTCGTGATCAGAAGCTCGTCGAACGCCGAGGACATCGAGCACTTCTCGGCGGCCGGCCTGTACGAGAGCATCGCCCACGTCTCGACGGCCGACACCCTCTTCCAGAGCATCAAGGAGGTCTGGGCCTCGGTGGTCTCTCCCCGCAGCGTGCGCCTGCGCGAAGAGGTGGGCATCTCGCTCGACGCGGTCTACATGGGGGTCATCGTGCAGGAGCAGCTCGAGGCCGACATAGGCGGCGTTCTGGTCACCACCAACCCGGCCAACCGCGCGGGCGACTACCGCAACGTGTACATCAATGTCTCGAAGCGCCCGGACGCCGTGGTCGACGGGTCGGCGATGCCCCTGCAATATCTCTACAACACCCTCGAGGGCGGTGGACGAACCCTCTCGCTGGGCGACGCCGAGCGAGACCTCGACGACGAAGCCAAGGACACCCTGCAGCGTCTCGCCTTCGCCGGGCGCCTGCTGCAGGGGCACTACTCGCCGGACTACACGTTCAGCGTGCCGGTCGACATCGAATGGCTGGTGGGGCCGGAGGGCCTCACCCTCTTGCAGCTGCGGCCGTATTCGAAATGA